In one Candidatus Methylomirabilis sp. genomic region, the following are encoded:
- a CDS encoding ribbon-helix-helix protein, CopG family, which yields MGTTFTIRLDDKSEKALRELCTATGKSRSEVVREALRHEQLRVELAAIRAELVPRAQAAGWLTDEDVFRDVS from the coding sequence ATGGGCACTACATTTACTATCCGTCTCGACGACAAAAGCGAGAAGGCGCTTCGGGAACTATGCACGGCGACAGGCAAGAGCCGCAGTGAGGTCGTCCGAGAGGCGCTGCGCCATGAGCAACTTCGGGTGGAACTCGCCGCTATTCGTGCGGAACTCGTGCCCAGGGCGCAGGCGGCTGGTTGGTTGACTGATGAGGATGTGTTCCGGGACGTCTCGTGA
- the serA gene encoding phosphoglycerate dehydrogenase, with protein MRILVSDGLSPRGIEILRQAEAFEVDERRKLSPEALQECIDHYDGLIVRSATKVTAPILRAAHRLKVVGRAGVGVDNIDVEAATARGILVMNAPSGNTLTTAEHTFSLLLALAKNIPQATASMKGGRWEKGAFVSVEVGGKTLGIIGLGRIGGEVARRAKGFAMRVIVADPFVSEETATALGVELVELPDLFQRSDFITIHTPITPETYHLIDRDAIAQMKTGVRIINCARGGIVDETALYEAMKAGKVAGAAMDVFEQEPTTDSSLFTLNNFVCTPHIGAASEEAQENVAVEIAQQVVEYLQKGLIRNAVNAPSIDPALYKVLQPYLTLSEKLGRLASQLAEGGLRQIRIDYRGEIAGYDPAPLTASVVKGTLDPFLGDEVNYVNALALAKGRGIRIIESKVLEEADYASLITVSVKGDRGTSEVAGTLFSRREPRVVRINEFRLEAIPEGYLLIFSNLDVPGVIGTIGTLLGKNRVNIAGMQLGRELPGGRAVSVVNVDNPVPAHVIDEIRRLPNIVFVKLVKA; from the coding sequence ATGCGAATTCTTGTAAGTGATGGTCTCTCGCCACGCGGCATTGAGATTCTGCGCCAAGCCGAGGCGTTCGAGGTTGATGAGCGGCGCAAGTTGAGCCCCGAGGCGCTGCAGGAGTGTATCGACCACTACGATGGCCTGATCGTCCGAAGTGCCACCAAGGTGACCGCCCCGATCCTGCGGGCAGCGCACCGACTGAAGGTGGTCGGGAGGGCGGGCGTCGGGGTGGACAATATCGACGTCGAGGCGGCAACGGCTCGCGGAATCCTGGTGATGAATGCCCCGAGCGGTAATACCCTGACCACCGCCGAACATACCTTCTCGCTCCTGCTGGCCCTCGCTAAGAATATCCCACAGGCCACCGCCTCGATGAAGGGCGGCCGGTGGGAGAAGGGCGCGTTCGTCAGTGTCGAGGTGGGGGGGAAGACATTGGGGATCATCGGCTTGGGTCGGATCGGAGGTGAGGTCGCTCGACGCGCGAAGGGGTTCGCCATGCGCGTCATCGTCGCTGATCCCTTTGTCTCTGAGGAGACCGCGACAGCGCTGGGGGTCGAACTGGTGGAACTTCCAGACCTGTTCCAACGGTCGGATTTTATCACGATCCACACCCCCATCACCCCGGAGACGTACCATCTCATCGATCGCGACGCGATCGCGCAGATGAAGACGGGGGTTCGGATCATCAATTGCGCGAGGGGCGGGATCGTCGACGAGACGGCCCTGTATGAGGCGATGAAGGCCGGCAAGGTTGCGGGCGCGGCGATGGATGTGTTTGAACAGGAGCCGACCACCGACTCGTCGCTGTTTACACTCAACAACTTTGTCTGCACCCCGCATATCGGCGCGGCGAGCGAGGAAGCGCAGGAGAATGTCGCTGTCGAGATCGCCCAGCAGGTCGTCGAGTACCTTCAGAAAGGGCTGATCAGGAACGCTGTGAATGCCCCGTCGATCGATCCAGCGCTGTACAAGGTACTTCAGCCGTATCTCACCCTGTCCGAGAAACTGGGCCGCCTGGCCTCTCAGCTTGCCGAGGGGGGGCTGCGCCAGATTCGGATCGATTACCGGGGCGAGATTGCGGGCTACGACCCGGCGCCGCTCACCGCGTCCGTCGTCAAGGGGACGCTGGACCCCTTTTTGGGCGATGAGGTCAACTACGTCAACGCCTTGGCCCTGGCGAAAGGGCGCGGCATACGGATCATTGAGAGCAAGGTGCTGGAGGAGGCCGACTATGCGAGCCTCATCACCGTCTCGGTGAAGGGCGACCGTGGCACGAGTGAGGTCGCGGGGACGCTCTTCAGCCGCCGAGAGCCCAGGGTCGTCCGGATCAACGAATTCCGCTTGGAAGCCATCCCCGAAGGGTACCTCCTGATCTTCTCCAACCTGGACGTGCCTGGGGTCATCGGGACGATCGGCACCCTGCTCGGAAAGAACCGAGTCAACATCGCCGGAATGCAGTTGGGACGGGAGTTGCCTGGTGGCCGGGCTGTGTCAGTGGTGAATGTCGACAACCCTGTTCCCGCTCATGTCATAGACGAAATCCGGCGGCTCCCCAATATCGTCTTCGTTAAGCTTGTGAAGGCCTAA
- the pal gene encoding peptidoglycan-associated lipoprotein Pal: MSEIEGSTEGNEIRGHRRAQRMKALCIGALGGLVLLAACAKQSGVTAIQPPPPDTGGPRSEVVMPPPVVPAEQPVKQEAQAARQESPLKDIFFDFDRSNVRPDAKAALADDVEWLRVHAKAAITIEGHCDERGTSEYNVALGERRAQAAKDYLAALGINAKRVTTVSYGKERPFVLGHDESAWKWNRRAHFVVERE, encoded by the coding sequence ATGAGTGAGATCGAAGGCTCCACCGAGGGGAACGAGATCAGGGGCCATCGCAGGGCCCAACGCATGAAGGCGCTGTGCATTGGCGCGCTCGGGGGGTTGGTGCTCCTGGCTGCCTGCGCGAAGCAATCCGGAGTCACCGCGATTCAACCGCCACCCCCCGACACTGGAGGGCCCCGCAGCGAGGTGGTGATGCCCCCGCCCGTAGTACCCGCCGAGCAACCGGTCAAGCAGGAGGCTCAAGCCGCGCGCCAGGAGTCGCCACTGAAGGACATCTTCTTTGATTTCGACAGGTCGAATGTTCGCCCCGATGCGAAAGCGGCTTTAGCTGATGACGTTGAATGGCTTCGGGTGCATGCGAAGGCTGCCATCACCATTGAGGGTCATTGCGACGAGCGCGGGACGAGCGAGTATAACGTAGCCTTGGGGGAGCGCCGTGCCCAAGCGGCCAAAGACTATCTCGCGGCCTTAGGCATCAACGCGAAACGTGTGACTACAGTGAGCTACGGCAAGGAGCGACCCTTTGTTCTCGGTCACGATGAGTCCGCTTGGAAGTGGAACCGGCGAGCCCACTTCGTCGTGGAAAGGGAGTAG
- the hisZ gene encoding ATP phosphoribosyltransferase regulatory subunit, producing the protein MSDFEYSSKTAIPKGVRVFPPEETALRRWAERRILTVFERWGFQEVITPTFEYLEVFSGDSEGEGGDKIFKFVDRQTGRLLALRYDPTPQVARLAATTFRHRPLPLRLSYVTNIFRYEAPQAGRQRERVQLGVELIGLERPEADAEMVAMAVEGCRALGLQRFQIDVGQIEYVRGLVDALGLGPDRRRALVSAIDRKDTPELELLLRGLDADDKSKRAVLDLPLLYGGKEVLARAGDLAPNRRSQEALRNLTQVYEVLEQYGLADQVIIDLGEVRAFEYHTGVTFAAFAQGLGSEISRGGRYDDLIGGFGYPCPATGFAFDLDKVLEAVGAEGRPPLLPGQRFLIIDFNPDKRYALRIARLLREQGYSVARDIITRDLEGSFDYAVASGIGRAIVLGFPHLPQDELFIRDLASGTEERVPVERFCGEIERGERRWPM; encoded by the coding sequence ATGAGCGACTTCGAATATTCCTCCAAGACCGCTATTCCGAAAGGCGTCCGAGTCTTTCCGCCGGAGGAGACCGCGCTGCGCCGCTGGGCTGAGCGCCGGATCCTTACGGTCTTTGAGCGATGGGGGTTCCAAGAGGTCATCACTCCGACCTTCGAATACCTGGAGGTCTTCTCGGGAGACTCGGAGGGGGAGGGCGGAGACAAGATCTTCAAGTTCGTCGACCGACAGACCGGCCGCCTGCTGGCGCTGCGGTACGACCCAACCCCCCAGGTGGCGCGCCTTGCGGCGACTACGTTTCGGCACCGTCCCTTGCCGTTGCGCCTCTCGTATGTGACGAATATCTTTCGCTACGAAGCCCCTCAGGCCGGTCGGCAGCGCGAGCGTGTTCAGCTTGGCGTGGAGTTGATCGGGCTGGAGCGGCCGGAGGCCGATGCCGAAATGGTGGCGATGGCGGTGGAGGGCTGCCGGGCCCTCGGCCTGCAGCGCTTTCAAATCGACGTCGGCCAGATCGAGTACGTCCGGGGGCTCGTCGATGCCCTGGGGCTCGGACCGGATCGACGCCGGGCGCTTGTCTCGGCTATCGACAGGAAGGATACCCCTGAGCTCGAGCTGCTCCTGCGAGGTCTGGACGCGGACGACAAGTCCAAGCGGGCCGTGCTGGATCTGCCGCTGCTCTATGGGGGGAAGGAGGTCCTGGCCCGCGCGGGTGATCTGGCGCCCAACCGGCGCTCGCAGGAGGCTCTGAGAAATCTTACCCAGGTCTATGAGGTGCTGGAGCAGTACGGTCTGGCGGATCAGGTGATCATCGATCTCGGCGAAGTAAGGGCCTTCGAGTACCACACCGGTGTAACCTTTGCGGCCTTTGCGCAGGGCCTGGGTTCGGAGATCTCGCGCGGCGGCCGATATGACGACCTGATCGGTGGGTTCGGGTATCCCTGCCCCGCCACCGGCTTCGCCTTTGACCTGGATAAGGTCCTGGAGGCTGTAGGTGCCGAGGGGCGGCCTCCGCTCCTTCCCGGCCAGAGGTTTCTGATTATCGACTTTAACCCCGACAAGCGGTACGCCCTTCGTATCGCCCGGCTTCTGCGAGAACAGGGCTATTCGGTAGCGAGAGATATCATCACGCGGGACCTGGAAGGCTCATTTGACTATGCGGTAGCATCCGGGATCGGCCGAGCAATCGTGCTGGGCTTCCCTCATCTGCCTCAGGACGAGTTATTCATCAGGGATCTTGCCTCGGGAACTGAGGAGCGGGTCCCGGTCGAGCGGTTTTGCGGCGAGATCGAACGTGGAGAGCGACGATGGCCAATGTAA
- a CDS encoding c-type cytochrome, whose product MRTTGSEVRRKTRTARLQGHSLLQGGVLLRGAVLTCSLLLVSVLNGWSDEPPKEGGHHHHRLVGPPPEFTQQRGPATQQSGFATPKGWRFALPAGDHHAGRQVFIDFECFKCHEVRGEDFPAPKAEQGDVGSVLSGMGAMHPAEYFAEVIIDPNASVSWRVKRHKAETKGYLGADGKSKMPSYNETMTVQQLIDVVAYMKSLTAGGHQH is encoded by the coding sequence TTGCGGACAACGGGGAGCGAGGTGAGGCGCAAGACGCGAACGGCAAGGCTCCAGGGGCACTCTCTTCTTCAGGGCGGGGTATTGCTCAGGGGAGCTGTTCTGACGTGTAGTCTTCTATTGGTCTCAGTCCTGAATGGGTGGAGTGATGAACCTCCCAAGGAGGGTGGACATCACCATCATCGGCTGGTGGGACCTCCGCCGGAGTTCACGCAACAGAGAGGTCCGGCGACGCAACAGTCAGGTTTCGCAACGCCTAAAGGGTGGCGGTTTGCTCTGCCGGCTGGAGATCATCACGCGGGGCGGCAGGTTTTTATCGACTTCGAATGCTTCAAGTGCCATGAAGTGCGTGGTGAAGATTTTCCCGCACCCAAAGCCGAACAAGGGGATGTGGGATCTGTCCTCTCGGGGATGGGGGCGATGCACCCGGCAGAGTATTTCGCCGAGGTGATCATCGACCCGAATGCCTCCGTGTCCTGGCGGGTCAAGCGCCATAAGGCTGAAACAAAAGGATATCTCGGCGCTGATGGTAAATCAAAGATGCCCAGCTATAACGAGACCATGACGGTCCAGCAACTCATCGATGTGGTGGCCTACATGAAGAGCTTGACCGCCGGTGGGCATCAGCATTGA
- a CDS encoding TetR/AcrR family transcriptional regulator yields the protein MAVERRVERRMATTRERLVNTALALFATHGIYDATVEDITEAADVGKGTFYQHFPSKTAIIHHILHDGVSELLDRCRRESQLAKTHKDRVKRLLSAQFRFFDERTDLLVLFHQVRGLLKLKPRDVRSLQKEYDRYIRFLTAELGTLLDRRHYSRTRLMQIACSMAGLVTGYLSYRMILGLKKHEAIDLEVPTRLFLEGIGGNGQAMP from the coding sequence ATGGCAGTCGAACGGCGGGTGGAACGCCGAATGGCGACAACGCGAGAGAGGCTCGTCAATACAGCACTGGCGTTGTTCGCGACGCATGGGATCTATGATGCCACCGTGGAGGACATTACGGAAGCGGCTGATGTCGGGAAGGGCACCTTCTATCAGCACTTTCCTTCCAAGACCGCTATTATTCATCACATCCTGCACGACGGGGTGAGTGAACTCCTGGACCGATGCCGCCGTGAGAGTCAGCTGGCTAAGACCCATAAAGACCGGGTGAAACGCCTCCTGTCGGCTCAGTTCCGATTTTTTGATGAGCGGACTGACCTCTTGGTCCTGTTTCACCAAGTCCGGGGGCTGCTTAAACTGAAGCCGCGGGATGTGCGCTCTCTCCAAAAGGAGTACGACCGGTACATCCGGTTCCTTACCGCTGAGCTTGGGACCTTATTAGATCGGAGGCATTACTCCCGGACAAGACTGATGCAAATAGCCTGCTCGATGGCCGGCTTGGTGACGGGTTATCTGTCCTATCGAATGATTCTTGGGTTAAAGAAGCATGAGGCTATAGACCTCGAAGTGCCTACCCGCCTTTTCCTCGAAGGGATTGGAGGGAATGGCCAGGCGATGCCGTGA
- a CDS encoding putative toxin-antitoxin system toxin component, PIN family, protein MRVFLDTNVWVSAFAARGVCEELLLRLLEDGSVLTSPLVWEELTEVLTRKVLPSPVVWQRIRSLWCSAESVEDAPAEREDNDSRLIAAAAAAGADLFVTGDKEVLARSHSGNMRIVSPRDAWLILYPPAAPH, encoded by the coding sequence GTGAGGGTCTTCCTCGACACCAACGTGTGGGTCAGCGCCTTTGCCGCGCGTGGAGTCTGCGAGGAGCTGCTATTGCGCTTGCTGGAAGACGGATCGGTGCTCACCAGTCCGCTGGTCTGGGAGGAGCTTACAGAGGTACTCACGCGCAAGGTGTTACCGTCACCCGTTGTATGGCAACGGATCCGCTCGTTGTGGTGCTCGGCTGAATCCGTGGAAGATGCTCCGGCGGAAAGAGAGGACAATGATTCACGGCTCATCGCGGCCGCTGCCGCAGCAGGAGCCGATCTCTTCGTAACCGGCGACAAAGAGGTACTGGCGCGGAGCCATTCAGGGAATATGCGCATCGTCTCCCCACGAGATGCCTGGCTCATCCTCTATCCACCCGCTGCTCCGCACTGA
- a CDS encoding adenylosuccinate synthase yields MANVIVVGTQWGDEGKGKIVDLLSEYFDAVARYQGGSNAGHTVVVGEEKIVLHLVPSGVLRKGKVCILGNGVVIDLTALIQEMDQLGRLRVKIEENFFISKNAHLVLPYHQILDAELERLREGRQIGTTRRGIGPAYVDKMARTGIRVGDLTDRDLFKERLRSNLEEKRAQFPRHRELQELDHEKMAAEQLEQFERIRGFVVDSSLVIYDLIKAGKSVLFEGAQGTLLDVDLGTYPYVTSSSATAGGACTGIGVSPLTIDGVLGVTKAYTTRVGEGPMPTELTDATGQMLQTRGQEFGATTGRPRRCGWFDAVAVRYSARINGLSALALMKLDVLDACDSIRICTGYRCNGATLREFPNETGLLQACEPIYEEVPGWNESIAGITSYKRLPANCRAYIERIEGLTGVKAGLISTGPRRDQTILRSTPALRQWGLAR; encoded by the coding sequence ATGGCCAATGTAATCGTTGTCGGTACGCAGTGGGGCGACGAAGGGAAGGGCAAGATCGTTGATCTCCTCTCAGAGTATTTCGATGCGGTGGCCAGGTACCAGGGCGGGTCCAACGCCGGCCATACGGTCGTGGTGGGGGAGGAGAAGATCGTCCTGCACTTGGTCCCGTCTGGCGTACTGAGGAAAGGGAAGGTTTGCATCCTGGGGAACGGCGTGGTGATTGATCTGACCGCCCTTATCCAGGAAATGGATCAGCTCGGCAGGCTGCGCGTGAAGATCGAGGAGAACTTCTTTATCAGCAAGAACGCGCATCTGGTGCTCCCCTACCATCAGATCCTGGACGCCGAACTGGAACGGCTCCGAGAGGGACGGCAGATCGGGACCACGAGACGCGGGATCGGTCCGGCCTATGTCGATAAGATGGCGAGGACAGGAATCCGGGTGGGCGATCTGACCGACCGTGACCTCTTCAAGGAGCGCCTCCGCAGTAATCTTGAAGAGAAGCGAGCCCAGTTCCCCAGGCATCGGGAGCTGCAGGAACTCGATCACGAAAAAATGGCGGCGGAGCAACTTGAGCAGTTCGAGCGCATTCGCGGCTTCGTGGTGGACAGCTCCCTCGTCATTTACGATCTGATCAAAGCCGGGAAGAGCGTCCTGTTTGAGGGGGCGCAGGGAACCCTCCTGGACGTCGATCTCGGGACCTACCCCTACGTTACCTCATCGAGCGCCACGGCCGGAGGCGCCTGCACCGGGATTGGGGTGAGTCCGCTTACGATCGACGGCGTCCTCGGCGTTACCAAAGCCTATACGACGCGTGTCGGCGAGGGTCCAATGCCGACGGAGCTGACGGATGCAACCGGTCAGATGCTGCAGACGCGCGGGCAGGAGTTCGGAGCCACAACAGGGCGGCCGAGGCGCTGTGGCTGGTTCGATGCCGTTGCCGTCAGGTACAGCGCCAGGATCAACGGCCTCTCGGCCCTTGCCCTCATGAAGCTGGACGTCCTGGATGCCTGTGACTCGATCCGGATCTGCACGGGCTACCGCTGCAACGGTGCGACCCTTCGAGAATTTCCGAACGAGACCGGTCTCTTACAAGCGTGTGAGCCGATCTATGAAGAGGTGCCAGGCTGGAACGAGAGTATTGCCGGCATCACCTCATACAAGCGCCTGCCGGCTAATTGCCGGGCCTATATCGAGCGAATTGAGGGGCTGACAGGGGTCAAGGCAGGGCTCATCTCCACAGGGCCCCGGCGGGATCAGACGATCCTTCGCTCGACGCCGGCCTTGCGGCAGTGGGGGCTGGCACGCTAA
- a CDS encoding TetR/AcrR family transcriptional regulator, with protein sequence MATERRVERRMAATRERLVNTALALFAKQGIYATTVEDVTEAADVGKGTFYQHFPSKTAIIRHLLHEGFGELLNQCRHEVQSAVTAQERVERLLEAQFRFFGKRRDLLILFHQVRGLIKLQPKEARFLKKEYERYIRFLASQLAASLDGKRYSEESLQQMACAMAGLVTGYLSYLVILGLKTDRGTELEISTRMFLKGIVEPSQ encoded by the coding sequence GTGGCAACCGAACGGCGAGTGGAACGCCGAATGGCAGCAACGCGAGAGAGGCTCGTCAATACAGCACTGGCATTATTCGCCAAGCAGGGAATCTATGCCACGACCGTGGAGGATGTCACGGAGGCGGCCGATGTGGGAAAGGGGACCTTCTACCAGCACTTCCCTTCCAAGACCGCCATCATTCGACACCTGCTGCACGAGGGGTTTGGCGAACTCCTGAACCAGTGCCGCCATGAGGTGCAGTCGGCTGTGACTGCGCAAGAGCGCGTGGAACGCCTTTTGGAGGCCCAGTTCCGATTTTTCGGAAAACGGCGCGACCTCTTGATCCTGTTTCATCAAGTTCGCGGGTTAATCAAACTGCAACCGAAGGAGGCCCGCTTCCTCAAAAAGGAGTACGAACGGTACATTCGCTTTCTCGCCTCCCAACTTGCGGCGTCGTTAGACGGGAAGCGCTATTCGGAGGAGAGCTTACAGCAGATGGCATGCGCCATGGCCGGTCTCGTGACGGGTTATCTGTCCTACCTTGTGATCCTGGGCTTGAAAACAGATCGAGGGACAGAACTGGAAATCTCTACCAGAATGTTCCTGAAAGGGATCGTGGAACCATCTCAATAA
- a CDS encoding chloride channel protein: MVDHAPTGVEMVQPLPWRRRLQLKTGDLLARLRLPQPTTQVLVAISVGIATGLGAVGFIRLLQLCTALFFDGGRWLFSGLGRYYVLVLPVLGGLLVGPLIVHFAREAKGHGVPEVMSALVLRGGRIRRRVALVKILASAITIGSGGSAGREGPMIQIGSSIGSSVAQWLRMPTERVRTLVACGAAGGVAATFNAPIAGAMFALEVLLGQFTADFSLVVLSAFAAAVVSRAMLGDFPAFAIPPWGLISEKELLFYPLLGVFSGLAATAFVKILYAFEDLFARSRLPEFLQPAVGGLAVGGIGLFLPQVFGTGLPTMGQLLVMQVPVGTMLALKPAKVLATSLTLGSGGSGGVFAPCLFIGGLVGGTFGSLVHALFPAFTASYGAYALVGMSATFGAAAQAPITAILILFEMTGDYHIILPLMSTTIIAVLLYREFSAKSIYTLKLERQGIQYGAAPERDLMAEIPVQEALTHPLLAIPREATIQELLRLVAKTGHEWFPVLDGHDELAGVVTYRDVAKAVDEGRLEDQVLGYATRDVVCAFSDDSLREVLMKFHERDLGHLPVVDSTNQKRLIGIISRRHVIRAYNRALARWGIRSP, encoded by the coding sequence ATGGTCGATCATGCTCCGACTGGCGTCGAAATGGTCCAGCCTCTGCCATGGAGGCGTCGGCTCCAGTTGAAGACTGGTGATCTCCTGGCGCGTCTGAGGCTTCCACAGCCCACCACCCAGGTGCTTGTGGCCATTTCGGTTGGCATCGCGACAGGCTTGGGCGCCGTTGGCTTCATCCGGCTCTTGCAGCTTTGTACCGCCCTCTTCTTTGATGGCGGCCGCTGGCTTTTCTCCGGCCTCGGTCGGTATTATGTCCTCGTGCTCCCGGTCCTCGGCGGCCTGCTGGTGGGCCCGCTGATCGTCCATTTCGCCAGGGAGGCCAAGGGGCATGGCGTCCCGGAGGTGATGAGCGCGCTGGTGCTCCGAGGCGGTCGGATCCGAAGGCGGGTGGCCCTGGTCAAGATCCTCGCCTCCGCCATCACGATCGGCTCTGGCGGCTCCGCGGGCCGCGAAGGCCCGATGATCCAGATCGGCTCGAGCATCGGCTCCTCGGTCGCGCAATGGCTGCGGATGCCAACGGAGCGGGTGCGAACCCTCGTCGCCTGCGGGGCGGCGGGGGGCGTGGCGGCCACCTTCAATGCCCCCATTGCCGGCGCGATGTTCGCGCTGGAGGTCCTCCTCGGGCAGTTCACCGCGGACTTCAGCTTGGTCGTCCTCTCCGCCTTCGCCGCCGCGGTCGTCTCCAGGGCCATGCTGGGCGATTTCCCAGCGTTCGCCATCCCCCCGTGGGGCCTGATCAGCGAAAAGGAACTGCTCTTCTACCCCCTCCTGGGCGTCTTCTCGGGTCTGGCCGCCACCGCCTTTGTAAAAATCCTCTATGCTTTCGAGGACCTCTTCGCCCGCTCCCGCTTACCAGAATTCCTGCAGCCGGCGGTTGGAGGTCTCGCCGTGGGCGGCATCGGGCTCTTCCTGCCCCAGGTGTTCGGCACAGGGCTGCCGACCATGGGGCAGCTCTTGGTGATGCAGGTCCCCGTGGGCACGATGCTCGCCTTGAAGCCGGCCAAGGTCCTGGCGACCTCGCTCACGTTAGGGTCGGGAGGCTCGGGAGGGGTGTTTGCTCCCTGCCTCTTTATCGGGGGGCTGGTGGGCGGCACGTTCGGTTCGCTGGTCCACGCTCTCTTTCCTGCATTCACCGCCTCCTATGGCGCGTATGCCCTCGTCGGCATGAGTGCCACGTTCGGCGCGGCCGCCCAGGCGCCGATTACCGCGATCCTCATCCTGTTCGAAATGACCGGCGACTATCACATCATTCTTCCTCTCATGTCCACAACCATTATCGCCGTTCTGCTCTACCGGGAGTTCAGCGCGAAGTCGATCTATACGTTGAAGCTGGAGCGTCAGGGGATCCAGTATGGGGCTGCTCCTGAGCGGGACCTGATGGCGGAGATCCCGGTGCAGGAAGCCCTGACCCACCCGCTGCTGGCCATTCCTCGAGAGGCCACCATCCAAGAGTTGTTGCGGCTCGTCGCGAAGACCGGTCATGAGTGGTTCCCAGTCCTCGACGGCCATGACGAACTGGCGGGCGTGGTGACCTATCGGGACGTGGCGAAGGCCGTGGACGAGGGCCGGTTGGAAGACCAGGTGCTGGGGTACGCGACGCGCGACGTGGTCTGTGCCTTTTCCGATGACAGCCTCCGCGAGGTCCTCATGAAATTCCACGAGCGCGATCTGGGCCACCTGCCGGTGGTGGATTCCACCAACCAGAAACGTCTGATTGGCATCATCTCCAGACGACACGTGATCAGAGCATATAATCGCGCCCTGGCGCGCTGGGGGATCAGATCACCATGA